TGACAGAATTTTTGatagaggtcaaggacaagtcTACATGAGATACTGCTATGAAGCTGTGGTGCATAGTGGTGTGTGGTTGGTGTTTATTCCCGTGTGTAGAGGGGTGGGTGTGTTCAATTAATTGCAAAGCTCTTGCCCTCTGTTCAAAGAAGAAAAGACAAGTCCAAATGGAAACAAAAGAGAGGCAACTGTGATTTCATAAAACATGCTCGGGCCTGTTTGGTTGTGCGTCCAGGCATAGTTGCTTGGCCAGGCAGCAACACCAGGCCATCGATTTTGAGCGCCTGGCGGATGGGATCGCTGCCTGGCCAGCACCCTGCCTGCAGGTCATAATCCAAACAGCCCTGTTATCTCCGTTTATAACTCAAGTGTGAATGTCTGATTTATTTGTGCTAGGAGATTGTAAGAATAAAGTACGGTTAAATAAATATCATCTAAATCCAAAAAATACATAAGTAATATTGATGTTTCAAGAATATAGTACCTAACACCAGCAGATGGCAAATACTCGGTTATCTCATCCCCATCCAGACCAATTAAATCCTGGGCAATTGGAGCTGTTCAGCAGTTAGCAcatagagaagagaaaaaagcAATTATGGAGACTTACTGCATAAAACAGGGACATGTCGAACTGCTCATCAGGCCGGCTCAGTGGAAGAAGTTCAATAGACAGGCCAAGATCTTGTGCATCCTGGAGAAAAGAAAGTATTGTTATGGTAAACAAAGGACAAGAAAACATTTTGCGATGTGCTGGCAGCATGCAGTTTTAAATAGAAGAATTGCCTTTGCACGTTGAACTGTTGTCCTAATCATATCAGTTTTCACTGCTCCTGTAATAGTACCAAAAGGATCATCTTCATTGGTGAATATAAGAATTCGTTTACTGACGGTCTTCACAGATCTGAAAAGTTTCAAATGAGGAACATGGAATGACTAGATTCAGACAGGCATTAAGTGGTGCAATTGAAGGAAGACAAAGCACTATATGCATGCTACATTCACTTTACCAATCAAATACCTACACAAACTGATGCAGTCTAGTTTGTATAACGTGAACAAATTTTAGCTTCACTGAGTGATCCTACATGAAAGGTTGATGTACAAAGGCTACATAACATGTCAATAGGCAATAGCCCCCACTAAACAGCAATTTGTTATTGGATGCAAATTACATGACACTGCTCAAAGGCCAAAAGAAGGGAAGTAGTCATACCCCTTGGGCAGCAGAGCCTGAGCAACCCAAAGAGCATTATACAGGGTATTCTCTCGAGATCCAGATGTTATTCCATATCGACTTCCAATGGTGCTCATAAAAGAATCTGCAGTTAGTTGAAACAAAGGTTTATAACCAGAAAAGAAAACAGGATTGCTAACTTTTCCCCCTATACATATCTATCAATCCAGGCCAAACGaaatttatatctatatctatatatcttataAAAGCGGTCCACACTACATATCTATCTCTCCATGCAAACTATCCACGTCTGCAGCCCGCTAGCATGCAATTATGAAAGCTCTCTCTCCATGCAATCTACCGACATCAGCTAGCCACAACACCTATTAACATGCATTTAGTTGTCCACATCAGCGAGCCACATCATACAGCAACATCCATTTATGATAATCTACCCCTCCATGCAAGCTTTCCATACCAATAAGTCACATAAGCCAATAACTATAGACCGTCCCATTTTCATTCCAAACCATCTGCGATTCCCACAGCAGTGTGCGGGGTATCCTTCTAGTTAACAAGAAAATCTTATGAGTATGATAATCTAGGCAGTATATACTGTTACACACTACACTGCGTCGAATTTGAGAACATGAAACCAGCCTGATGAGAAACTATAATGAGATTTGagatttattttttaattaaGTCTATATGTCTTATGTTTAGACATGTGAAGTTTTACTCACGAGTTATGAACTAATGTTACAACATAAAAGGCGGTAGACTTTCTGTACTTGAGAAAGTGGGTGGAACTTGGAAGCAATATTAGTGACATGGGAAAAACAGGGAGACCCAAACAAAGACACTTGTATGACGAAGAAACATCACTGCACCCAAACGAAATCAAGGATTCTACTGGACGATAAATAACTTTAGCCAAAAATATTATCCACGAACCACATCCTACTGAAAAAAGTTGAGCATGCATATCCCTCAAACTTTGACCATGTGTCACCAAGGAACAATTCATACAGTGGTATTACCTTCTATGGAAGAAAAATCTTTGATAAGTTTTGCAGTGGGTCTATCAAGTTCTTCTCTGTCTCCAACATTATAAACATAAACACCAGCTGAGTCCTGTaaattcttcttctctttctgcgAGTTGTGAGCAAACCGGATCAAGGAACTGGGCACTATGCTTAGCAATATCTGTGCAATGGTTCTACTTTAAATGCTATCAACACAAAGTTCATGAATAGTGCAAGGGACCTAAGCAGGCAAAGTTGAATATTTGTTGAGAAATGACTAATAACTAATACAAAAAGGACAGTTGCATAGTTAGCTCATTATTTCACTTTTAAGAAAATAAGCAAAATACTGCAACCCATCTGCATCTATATTAAAGAAACTGTCATTCCTGACTCCGACCCTCTCGTGTCTTACTGGATGCAGCAGCACTTGAACTGTATTATTTTCGGCTTCATGCTCGCTAGTCATCAAGCTTAGTGCCTTAGTTCGCTCTATGCAGTAAATAATAAGTAATGTTGGGGGTCACTGAGACACATCCAGTGAAGCTTTCAAATTTTGCCTATTGATGTTTTCTGTTAATAATTAATTGCAATCTAAAACTGTGTTTAGATTCGTCTCACAACACACTATATTAATATTATATTTTCTAGGTTTATAAATGAAGTTACAATAGAAACTAGTGGTCACATTTGTGTTGTTATGAGCATATGGCCCTTTTGGATACCATTTTGGTTTCCAATATCCAATTATTTGACAGGTGGTAGTAATGATATATTGAGTAAAACTGGAAATGTGCAAATAGAGTTCTAACATAAAGCAAACAAGAGTTGACAACATGCTCTTTCCTTCTTGCACTCTTACGCCCCGCAGATGCTTGCGATAAAATCAAAGTAACTCAAACAGGAAAAACAAAACTGCAAACTACAAAAACTGCTAGAAGCAGAGGTGTATGCTTACTGATTTGAGAAAGCTTACAGTGTTAAAGAAACATATTGCGACTTCATCGTAAGATCTACCAATAATTTGTGTCTTTAGAGACTCTGTGATGCAGCTAACAATGGTGTGGAAATGTGTCTCCTGCTTTTCATTGTCCTGAAAAAAAATGTTACATTGTTATTTAGTAATGTCGCAAGCCCCTAAAAGAATGTCAGGGCAAAACTTGGCCACATAGACTGAATAATTGGATACTGACAAAAGGGCAAACTGACAAAGTAGTACATTTAGCATTGCATTACCTAAAGGTTATGAGGAGTACTCATCAGTTGCCTTCTTCCTAAAATCCTATATGGCGATGGATCACAGACAAACTACTACTAGCGAAAATCCAGAACAAACTTAATGATCCAACTTCAGACTAGGTCTTAATTTCCAAATAGAGACATAAAAAACTGATACCCAGAATGTCAAATTAAGTGGCGTAGAGTAATTGTGCCTCACCTGGGTGGTAGCAGGGGTGAACATTTTGGGCGAGGCGTCGACAAGGTAGACAACCATCTCCTTGTTCGCCTCCCTCTCCTGATTCCCCGAGCAAGCAATCCACAACACGCGAAGAATGCGGCGCCGCAGCAGCCAGCAGGGTCAAATTACTTTTCAGAACACTGCTCCAATAGAAGggggaaagaagaagaaaaaacgcAGGGAAGAGCCGGTACGAACCTGGACGGTGTCTTCGTCTTCATCGCTGTCGTCGCGGAAGATGCCCTCTGGGTCTAGGTCCATGGCGCCGGCTTCCGAGCGAGGGGTCAGGCTTCTGGAACTGGAAGGTTCTAGAAACTCGCTAGGGTTTAAGACAGAGCAAAGGGACGAAGGGCGCGTGGGAAGGGACTACTGCTGCGCTTGCTCTGTCTTCTCGAGGAAGAAACAAAGCGAAACACTCAGCAGGGCCTACGGCGCGTCTTCTCGAGGAAGGAGGAAGCGAAACTCAGCTGGGCCTACGGCGCGGGCCAGAAGCTGCGGATATGGCCCATGGGCCAACCTACACACGATCGGGGCGACCGGGTCAGGCACGCGGACGACGAGGCACGCGACTCGATGGTGGTATGGCGCTCGGAGGCACGCGGACGACGACGGCAAGGCACGCGACTTTTATGGTGGTATGGCGCTCGGCGGGGATGAGCTCGTCGGCGGGGAGTCGGTCGACGGGCAGGCATTCGCGGTAGCATAGGCGGAGCTAGCTAGGTGGACAGGTGGTCCATGGACCACCCTAAAATTTAGCTCAAGAAACTACAGTAGATAAGCTCTTTAAAATCATGAAAATTACACATGGATCACTCTATAATTTGGTTTTACATCTATAGTGAACCACCCTTGCTCCAGATCCTAGTTACGCCACTGCGCGGTAGGGAGGCAGCCGGCGAGACGACCCTCATCGGTGGAAAGGCTCTCGGCGGGAGGAGGTCATAGGAGCGGAAACAGCCGACGGAGAGCCAGAGGCGCTTGAGGACCATGACGATTGGCGGGGAGGCCCATGCATGACCGAAGGAGCGGACCAATAGCTCAGGTGttgtttagttgcacttcattttgcaaaaattttcaagatttcccgtcatatcgaatctttggacgcatgcatgaagcattaaatataaataaaaaataaaactaattacacagtttagacgaaattcacgagacgaatcttttaagcctaattagactatgattggacactaattgctaaataacaacgaaagtgctacagtaccattttccaaaaaaattcgcgaactaaacaaggcctcattAGAAAAAAAGCGGTGGAGTAGCCAAACGCGTATAATAAATAAAGTAATCAAAAAAGaatattaatttttttttatatttgtatTTCTCAATCAAAAACGAAATGAGTTTTTTTTTAGACTGGGGAGTATACctggaaaaaaaaaggaaatgttACTCGTTCAGAAAAGATAGATTTtaccttttttttagaatttgatAAAGACTTAATAGAGCATTGTTATGTTATTGCTAACATTAGCTTATATGTTATGATGATCACAGAAAAAATTATAGCTTTTAAATTTTATAGAAATGATAAAAGATAAATAGATATGTACCATTCACGTTGCTGTTTTCTATGatcgtttgattttttttttcttcagttgcaacgcacgggcatatttgtTAGTAAAAAAGTAATCAGAAAAgaatattaatttttttatatatttgtattTCTCAATAAAAACGAAATGGGTTTTTTTTGAACTGGGGGAGTATAcctgaaaaaaaaaggaaatgttACTCGTTCAGAAAAGATAGATTTTACCTTTTTTGAGAAAAAATAGATTTTACCTGAACACTCTCCAACGTCCAACGGGTCGAGGAAAACCGACCACGGATAGGTGGGCTCGAAACACAGCCAGCCAGAAATAGAAACCCATTTCCGTCCGGTACGTGCCCACCTGTCCATTCCCCGAGAATTCGAACGCCCAGAGAGGCAATGGCAAAACACGGACGGGTCCCCAAACGGAAATCTCCCGCCCCCTACCCAAAAACGGCACCGTTCGCTGGTACGAAACTCGGCCGAAGCCGAGGGTAAGCCGGACATGCATCCGCAACGAGCGCGCCTGCCTACTCGTCCCCTGGCCGCCACCGCGCAACGAAACCGCAATCCGCTCCAGCTCATCCCGCCTGCGGCGAGCGCGCCTCCCCGTCCACGCACACCACGCGGCCTGCCAAATCCCAGTCGCGCAAACCAGAATCTCTTTTGGTTTTGGAAACAACGGCGCCGCTCTGCATTCTGAAATGCCAATCACGCAAACCAGAATCCTTTTGGTTCTTTGGGAAGTATTAATATGTAAGCAAAGCATGATTCTAGAGATTTCGCCAAGATTCCAGCGTCATTTTCGAACAAATCCCGAGCCTTTTCTCCGTATATGATGATGCTACGAACCTTCTCTACATCCAACAAAATCAACTAATCCAACAATTGAACGAAGAACCCGATTACAATTGCAGTCAAATGCAGAAACCAGAACCAAGCATGATGCAATGCTAGGATCCTCCTCTAAAATCCAAATCCAACAAAATCAACCAATGCAGGAATTGAACAGCAACCAGGAATCCAAACACAATCCAACCAAAAACGATCTGACAGCATTACGGCAACAGTCCAGGAATCATGAAATAGCATAATAATAATACTATTATAGCTTAACTCGATGTTCATCATACAGGCAGGGAGGAGCATGAGGACTGATCGCACACGATCAACCATCCCACGTTTTTTACAGACAGGCTACTACCCTTTTGAAGGCTCTGAGGCTCATGCCGGAGCTACTGGCGAATCTAGGAGCTACTGACAAGACGGATCAAAATCCAGATAGGGAGGGGGAAATCTATACTATAGGCCGAATGGAGCGAGGGAGGGGGTGACTCCGGCGCCAAGGCAAGCAGGCAGGCAGCCTACTTCTTGGCCTTCCTGGCCGCGCCCTTCCTGGtcggagcagcagcggcagcggccttCTTCGGGGTCGCCGCCTTCTTCTTGGGCGATGCCACTGCCTTCTTCTTGGcggcagcagcaggagcagcagccTTCTTGGCTGCTGCCTTGGCGGGCGAGGCCTTGGCGGAGGTCTTGGCGACCTTAGGAGGGCGCCCGCGGGGCCTGGGCGACGCGGAGGCGGGAGCGGGAGTGGCGGGCTTGGCCTTCGCCTTGGGCTTGGGCGACGCCGCCGCCTTGGGCTTCGCCGCCGTCTTGGCCTTCGCCTTCGGTGAGGCCTTGGGCTTGGCCGCGGTCTTGGCGGCGGCCTTGGGGGCCTTCGGCTTGGCGGCGGCCTTGGGCTTGGCGTCGGTGGTGACAGGGCGGGCGGCCGGCAGCTTGAAGGAGTTCTTCACCCTCGTCAGCTTGCCGGCAGCAGCGAGCTTCTTCAGCTGCACGGTCAGCTGCTTGCGGAAGTTGGTGGGGAGCTTGCCGCCGTGCTTCCCCTCCACGTACTTGGCTATGGCCACCGAGCTCGACCCGGTCTTCTCCTTCAGGGCAGCGATTGCCTCTGAAATCATCTGCAACCAGACCCAAAAAAATGCATCTCAGATTCAAGATCGATTTCGCGATGATAACAAAAACCAGCGCCAAGACCGATCCAACAGATTCGTCATCAAAAACAAGCAATCGAAAAAACCAATCCAGCGTTACAACGAATCAGCTCGATCGCAACGGACTAAACCACCGGCGCTCTCACCTCAGCGTAGGGAGGGTGCGCCGCCGGCTTCTTccccttgtccttcttctccttcggcGCCGCCTTCTCCTTCGGTGCCTTCTTCGCCTTGTCCTTCTCCGCCTCCTGGGCCGCCGGTGCCTCAGCCTTCACCCCTGTCACCGGGACCTCGGCAACTACAGCCTCTTCCGTCGTCATCGCGACTATACCACTActactctcccaaccctctccgGAACTGCGCGTGCGCTGGTGCGTTCGCTCGCTgcgtcagcggcggcggcggcggctgtgggtGATGACTGGTGAGACCGGAGGCGAGGACGAGGCCGCTTAAATAGCGGAGGCGACTGGAAAGGCTCAGGGACGTAGCACCGCGCTGTGATTGGTCGAGCGGGTTCACACGCGGATCGCTACCCCGCCGTGTCTGCAGCTCCCCGCGGACCGTCGGATCCGCCCAGATCCAACGGGTGGGGACGCTCGCCTCGCGGTGGCTCGGATGCTGCCCTCCTGGGTCGACGCCAGCAGACGCGAACCTGTTCAATCTGTGCTTCTCTCCTAGATCCTCAAGCTCACCTCTCGCGACGTGATCCATCGTTTCTCTTGAAACTCAGTGTGTTTGTAGGGGACTAAATTGTCTTTCAAATGCGAGTGgtttagtctaatttggttgatAATTCAGGGAGAAATTGGGGATTCAGTGAGGACAGGTCTGTTTGGGGGAATCTCCGTGCAAGTGTGCTTCTCTTCCGACTTTGGGGCACGAATTCTCCCGGCGTAGTCAACCGTTTCGAACCAAATTTGGTGCCGACATGGATCCCAAAATTATCTTTCGAATGGGAGCAATCCCGTTCGATTTGATTGAGAATGGACTAAGAAATAGTCGATCAAGTGATGGCAGGTCTGGGCGGTGATTCTTGTACCCGGGGCTGTCACGATACAGCGTCTACGGGCTCGCTTTGCCGTGTACCACATAAAGAGTGTAGGTTCAGTTACATACACCCAGAAAAAATTTAGATTAAGACGCGTCACGTATTAGTATGTAGCATTATTATCAGAATCAAACATGAGGATACTAGTGAATAATAGATTCAGCACAAAGGGGAACAGTGATCAAGTTCTATAAGcatatatttttttcttctaaatgtccaaaattttcaaacaaaaaTGGATAATAGCCGCGTGATTTCATGTTGAAAACAGCAAAAATGCATAATGGAAATTAGATCCATCAGTCAAGAACTTGTTTTTAAAGAAGTGGATCGGAGTTTCTTACTTCGGACTTGCTTGGCAAAGACAACAGATTCCCATGGCAAAGCTGGCATTTCCTGCTTCTCATCGGATGCTTTCGTGTAACCACCATCATTGAATCTTGCTTACTCCTGCCAAATACAAGATTTTTTACTAGTTAACAACGATGGATGTGACATCAGCACACAAGTATATACTTTGATAACGCGAGAGGAATTAAGTGAACATATCAAAGTATAGAATGTTCAAATGTAAAAAGAAAAACATCATTCCTTTCTGATGGAATGCTCGAGTGATTAACTGGGCATATCGATGCTAGATATAGATGTCGAAAGGTCTTTTAAGCTGCTATGCAAGCACGTTGGTTCTGAAGTCTGCAGTGCTCACCAAAATAGGAGTCAACATTGTACCAAAGTTTGCCAATGTCGAAAGTAGTGAGCAGTGAAATTGTATTAGGAAAACTTTAGGCATTCAGGTCAGTGTCCCATGTAAGGCGTTCAACATTTTTGCTCCTTTTTAAGCAAGTTGGGTGACACGGGGAGATGTTCTATAAAAATTGAGTAGTTTCCATGTAGATTActctaagagagagagagagagaaaaacgcaGCTAAGCCGACAACACATAACtacaaagaaagagaaaaaagaagAACGATTTGTAATTCAATTCACGTCATTCGCCACCGCTGACCTCAGCCACTTCCAGCAGGCCAACAACACCCTCGATGTTGAGCCACCCTACCCACCTTCTATCGTCACCCTCCTACATGCCCTCTACTGACTGAGCCAATCGCTCGTTCCCATTGTTGACCTTCCCCGCCAAACATTCTCCATCGTAAGTCACAAGATGTTGTCGTCACCTGGCCTACCTACTCACCCTGACTCCAACCATCCTCTTTAAGATCAATGTCCTTCCAAAACCTAAGACCGCAAATCTCCAATCCCCAAAACCATCCAACCCTAAATCTAGGGTTTTCATTCTTCTTCAACTACACATCGCAAGATCTAACTTCTTCTTCAACCCCAAACCACCATGCCTCCAATATAGGAGTGAGAGAGAAAtaaagaaggggaagaagaaagaaggtTGACTTGCCTGGGGTATCTATCGTAGttcgccgccgctgccaccaaaGTCTATGCTACTTGATCTTATCCTCACCAGATCTAGAAGGGAGAAAGAGTTTGGATCTGGGCCGCTAGTAGTAGCACCGCCGGATTCGCACCTGGATGCGCAAGATACACATCTAGACGCGTCGGTGGTGGAGGAAGGGGAGTTGGATCGCTGGATCTGTGCTCGTTGGTAGGGAAGGAGGCGAGGGGCCACCGGATCCACGGTGTTGGAGGTGCTCCGACGATGGTGGTGGCGCCAGATCCGCTTGATCATCGGGGTGAGGGAGAGGTCGTCTACCATTGCCGCTGCTAGAGGTGTCGCGCCCACGGCGGAGGGGTCGTGCACCCGCCACGCCGCTGCTGAAGAGCCACGCCCGTCGTGTCGCCTCCATCACGCCGGAGAGCCGAgctagggagggggagggggcgcgcgTGGTGGGCGCCCCTTGTGTAGTCGAGGGTGAGGGAGATAGAGAGGAGGGCAAGTGAGGGAGTGAGAAGAGTGCGGCGGTCGGGTGAGACAAAGAGAGAAGGAAAGGTAGATTGAATAGGTGAGAGAAACCCTAACTCTGCTATTTATATAAGCCTGATAGGAGGTGTGGTTATGTGCTTTGACTGGGCCTCGACCACATTAACGGGGATGGGTTTTTTAAGCGGACCGCCTGCAAAAATAAAGGCATTTTTGGATCCGTAAATATATTTTAGGAGGCGTTTATTTTTTAACcacctccgtaaatcgattttgcgAGACGGTTAATTgtgaccacctcggttaatgaAAACGACCACCTTCGTTAATCGCcatgtattaaccgaggcggttggattttgtaaatgcctcggttaataaaaggGCACTGCCTCGCAAAataatttgtgtagtagtgttaaGGCCCCAGATTTGAGAGGTTGACGTGCCTAGGATCCATCGTAGTCCACGGCCGCTGCCACCAAAGCATGTGCTACTTGCCCTTGCTGTCACCAAATCTGAAAGGGTCAGAGAGTTTGGATCTGAGAGGAACTGCATCAGTGACCTTGTAAAGAGTTAATAAGTTAAGGCATCAATGGATCTAAGAGGTTGACCTACCTAGGGATATGTTGTAGTCCACAGCCGCTGCCACTGAGCCCATGCTATTTGCCCTCACTATCACCGAATCTGAAAGGAAGAGAGAATTTGGATCTGAGAGGAAGTGGAACGGTGACCCCATGAAGAGTTAATAGGTTAAGGCATCATGAGATCTAAGAGGTCAACTTGCCTAGGGATCCATCGTAGTCTGCAGTCGCTGCTACCAAAGTCCGTCCTGCTTGCCCTGTCCATCACCAGATCTGAAAGGGAAAAGAGTTTGGATCCAAGAGAACGCGTCAGTGACCCTGTGAAGAGTTAATGGGTTAAGGCGTCACCGGATTTGAGAGGTTGACTTGCCTAGGGATCTGCTGTAGTCTGGAGTCACTGGCACTGAAGACTGTGCTCTTGCCCTCGTCTTCATCGGATCTAAAAGGGAGAGAGAGTTTGGATCTGAGAGGAAGTGCGTCGATGATGCCGTGAAGATTTAATAGGTAAAGATGTGGTCCCTACTGCAGAGGAGGAAGGCTAAACACATGATCGATGCAATTAAGTCTTTACTAAATAAAAGGCGTAGGATTCCTACCACATATCCAATGGGTGCAAAAAAGCTTAGATTGACTCATTTATTTGTTCTGTATATGTCAATTTAGAACTCAATTATGTGTTCCcaaattttattaaaacattattCGTGTAAAAAAAGACTTTGCATTAGAACAAACCAATACTCCTAGAGAAGTTGCATGTGTATCACAAGTGCATTGTGACACTATCTATCTACTATACGCATCATCGCCCTAACAAGAAAACCAATGATGTTATGTATATGCCACTTTAATCGGAGCAAGATAGGAGGGACGTCCTTACTTGGTTATCAATAAAATTGACATAAAATTTTGGCAAGAAGGCACAAACAAAGTGTCATGCCTTCTTCAAAGGTAGTTGTGTCAAAGTCACATTGTCATGTTTGATAGCTTCAAAACAAGTACATTTCTACAATCATGTTTATAGTATGACATGGAGGTTTTGTGTTACTCTCTTAGTATATATACCAACACAGTGTATAGGATGCATGCAATCAATCTCCCTTTGATCCACTAAAAGATATACTTATGAAGGTAGTAATGGGTAAAGCACATTGTTTATAATGAGAAGGCCAACCTGAAGAAGGTCAAAGTCAATATTAAAATAGGTCCCATCAATAACCTCAATGATGCCTAGAAGCTCACAGGGTGCATGATGGCCCTTAGTTGATTCATCTCCAACGGTCAACTTCCACTATGCAGCATTGTATTAGTAAAAGGATCTAtggatggctagagggggtgaatagcctattaaaattatCTACAATGACAACAACACCAGGCAAGTTGATTAGAATAAAAGACAATCCTAACAGCCACTAAAAAGCAAGCCTTTCTACACAATACCGGTAGCAAAATTTACTAGAACAACTAAAGCACATGTTGGAAAGTAGCATTTTCTAGCAGGTGATACGGAGAGGGCCTTCACCCGGTCGGGCACCCCTGGTGAAGGTTAAGAAAGTGGTAGGTGGGTCCTGGCAGAATTAGGGTTCTATAAATGCACTCACCAACCTCTCAAACAAGCTTCAGCTCTCCCCTTTTATAGGGCGCTATTCACTACTTTTCCTTTTTACATCTTTGTCCTacaactgctacggtacattccCTGAATATCCTCTTGTTAGTGCAGGTGGCCCGGGGAAAACTGGACCTTCCCTTTCTTGCACTGC
Above is a genomic segment from Miscanthus floridulus cultivar M001 chromosome 3, ASM1932011v1, whole genome shotgun sequence containing:
- the LOC136544729 gene encoding histone H1-like, which produces MTTEEAVVAEVPVTGVKAEAPAAQEAEKDKAKKAPKEKAAPKEKKDKGKKPAAHPPYAEMISEAIAALKEKTGSSSVAIAKYVEGKHGGKLPTNFRKQLTVQLKKLAAAGKLTRVKNSFKLPAARPVTTDAKPKAAAKPKAPKAAAKTAAKPKASPKAKAKTAAKPKAAASPKPKAKAKPATPAPASASPRPRGRPPKVAKTSAKASPAKAAAKKAAAPAAAAKKKAVASPKKKAATPKKAAAAAAPTRKGAARKAKK